The window GAGGAACAAAGCGATCATCATGACCGCCTGCGGCAGACCGAGGCTGGCGGTGCCAACCGGGGCGAAGAACAGCTGGTAGGTGGACATCGCCGCGCCCGGGATGTCGGCGAGAATGCCGACCGTGATCAGGAGCGAGACGCCGTTGCCGATGCCGCGCTGGGTGATCTGCTCACCGAGCCACATCATGAGGAGCGTGCCGGCGGTCATGAAGACCGTCGACGTGACGAGGAACCAGCCCTTGTTCACGAGGACGATCGAACCGTAGTGGTTGATGTCGTAGCCTTGGAACAGGCGGGCTGGATTCTCGAGCGCGAGGATGAGCAGCACACCTTGGATCACGCAGATCGCCACGGTGAGGTAGCGGGTGTATTGCGTGAGCTTCTGGCGGCCGACGTCGCCTTCCTGTTGGAGGCGGCTGAGCTGCGGGACCACCGCGGTCATCAGCTGGAAGATGATGGACGCGCTGATGTAGGGCATGATGCCGAGCGCGCAGACGGCGCCCTTGAGGAGCGCGCCGCCCGTGAACATGTTGTAGAGCCCCACGAGGGCGCCGCCACCGTTGGCGGTCTGCTCCTCGAAGAACTTCAGGAGCGGCTGCGGGTCGAGACCCGGCAGCGGGATGTGGGCGCCGACGCGCGCCACGAAGAGCAGCGACAGCGTGTAGAGGATTCGCGAGCGGAGCTCGGGAATCTTCATCGAGTTCGTGAAGGCGGAAAACATGTCTGTTGGGAAAAACTGGGGCTACAAACTAGACGCAGAAAGCGGACCGGGTAACTCGGGGAGTTCCACGGTCCGCCATCTTGAGATGCGATGCAGCGCTCAGGCGACGATCGCCTGGCCGCCGGCTTTCTCGATCTTTTCCTTGGCGGAGCCGGTGAACTTCGTCGCGGTGACCTTCAGCGCGCGGGTGATTTCACCGTCGCCGAGGACCTTGAGCAGCGCGCCGTCGGCGCGGATCAAGCCGGCCTTCACGAGCGCTTCAACGTTCACCTCGGTGACCGAGGCGTCGAGCTTCGCGAGATCGCCGACGTTCACGACGGCGTAGCTCGTGCGGAAGTTGTAGTTGTTGAAGCCGCGGTGCGGGAGCTTGCGGTAAAGGGGCATCTGGCCGCCTTCGAAGCCGGGACGGATCGAGCCGCCGGAGCGCGCGGTCTGGCCCTTGCCGCCCTTGCCGGACGTTTTGCCGTGGCCGCCGCCTTCGCCGCAACCGACGCGCTTGCGACGGTGGGTGGCACCTTTGACGTTCTTGAGAGTGTGGAGACGCATTTTCTTGGATTCCTAAGTTTGGGTCGCCGCCCCTCGCCTACTCCGGCGAAGGGCGACTCGGATTAATTTTTCAATCAGGCGCGCGCGGCCTTGAAGTCTTCCGCCATGCGGAGCTTGCGGAGGCCGTTGAACGTGGCGTGCACGACGGCGATGTGGTTCTTGGAACCCATCGACTTCGTGAGGACGTTCTTGACGCCCGCGGCTTCGAGGACGGCGCGGACGCCGCCGCCGGCGATGAGGCCGGTGCCGGGGGTCGCGGGGCGGAGGAACACCTTGCCGCCGTCATATTGGCCGAGGACTTCGTGCGGGATGGTATCACCGCGGAGCTTGACCGGGTAGAGGCGCTTCTTGGCGGCTTCGGTCGACTTCTTGATGGCGTCGGGAACTTCGTTCGCCTTGCCGTAGCCGATGCCGACGTTGCCCTTGCCGTCGCCGACGACGGCGAGAGCGGAGAAGCTGAAGCGACGACCACCCTTCACCACCTTGGCGCAGCGGTTGATGTAGACGACCTTCTCAATCATGCCGGAGTCGTTCTCGGCATTCTGATTGGCGGAATAGGACCTGTTGTTGTTAGCCATGGGCGGTGTTTAGAATTGGAGGCCACCTTCGCGCGCGGCGTCGGCGAAGGTTTTGACGCGGCCGTGGTAGCGGCGACCGTTGCGGTCGAACACCACGGCGTTGATGCCGGCGGCCTTGGCCTTGGCGGCGAAGGCGGTGCCGACGAGCTTGGCGCCGGAGACGTTGCCCTTGGCGTTCTGCTTCTTCACGTCGGCGTCGAGCGTGGAGAGGAACACGAGGGTCTTGCCGGCGGCGTCGTCGATGGCCTGCGCGTAGATGTGCTTGCCGGAGAATTTGACGGAGAGGCGCGGACGGGCGGCGGTGCCGGTGACCGTCTTGCGGATGCGCCACTTGCGCTTCTGAAGGAGCGCGGCTTTCTGAATCGTATTGGACATGGTTATGCTGCCTTTCGGGTGGTGGCGTTAGGCGACGGTCTTGCCTTCCTTGCGGCGGACGCGCTCGGCGAACTCGCCGACGAGGCGGACACCCTTGCCCTTGTAAGGCTCGGGCGGGTAGTAGGCGCGGATCTCGGAAGTGACTTGGCCGACGAGCTGTTTGTCAGCGCCTTCGACCTTGAGCTTCGTGCCGTCGGTGACGGTGACCTTGATGCCCTCGGGGATGTCGTGGAGGATCTGGTGCGAGTAGCCGAGCGAGAGGTCGAGCTGCTTGCCCTTGAGCGCGGCCTTGAAGCCGACGCCTTGGATCTCGAGTTCCTTCGCGTAGCCGACGGCGGCGCCCTTCACCATACCGGCGATGACCGAGCGGGCGGTGCCATACATGGCGCGGGAGAAACGGGTTTCCTCGGTGGGCGAGACAACGATGGTGTTGTCCTTCTTCTCGATCTTCACGACGGGCGCGAAGGTTTTCGAGACTTTGCCCTTGGGGCCGTCGACGGACACCGTGGTGCCTTTGATGTCGACCTTGACCTTGTCGAGGATCTGAACGGGTTGTTTGCCAATTCTGCTCATGGTGCGGGTGCTCCTTACCAGACGGTGCAGACGAGCTCGCCACCGAGCTTGTTGCGGCGGGCGTCCTGGTCCTTCATGAGGCCCTTGGACGTCGAGACGATGGCCATGCCGAGGCCGTTGAGGACGCGCGGGAGGTCGGTGTAGCTGAAGTAGACGCGACGGCCCGGGGTCGACTCACGCTTGATGCCGGTGATGACCGGGGTGTTGTCGACGTATTTGAGGGCGACGACGAGGGTCTTGTGGCCACGGTCGTCGGTGCCGGTGGTGACTTCGCGGACGAAGCCTTCGGCTTTGAGGATCGTCGCGAGACTCTCCTTCATCTTGGAGTGCGGGGCGACGCACTGGGACTGGCCGGCCTTCGACGCATTGCGGAGGCGGGTCAGGAAATCACTGATCGGATCGGTCATGGTTGGATGTTGTTGGACTGGGCCGCGCGGGTCATATCCGACCCCCGTGGGCCAAAGGGTTTACCAGGAGGACTTGGTGACGCCGGGGATCTTGCCGGCGAGGGCGAGCTCGCGGAAGGTCAGGCGGGACACGCCGAACTTGCGGTTGAAGCCGCGCGGACGGCCGCTCATGGAGCAGCGGTTGCGGATGCGCTCCTTGGCGGAGTTGCGGGGAAGCTTCTGGAGCTTCTTCTGGGCGGCGTAGAATTCCTCGTCGGTGGTGGCGGGATTCGAGAGGATCGCCTTCAGCTCGGCGCGCTTGGCGGCGAACTTGTCGGCGAGCTTGATGCGCTTCTTGTTGCGCTCGATGGAGGAGGTCTTCGGCATGGTGCGGGAAGGTTAGGCGGGTTTGGCGGCGGCAGCCTGCTCGGTGCGGCGGAACGGCATGCCGAGAAGCTTGAGGAGCTCGCGAGCTTCCTCGTCGGTGTGGGCCGAGGTCACGAGGGTGATGTCGAGACCCATGTGGCGCTTGGCGCTTTCGACGGTGATCTCGGGGAAGATGGTGAAATCGGTGATGCCGATGTTGTAGTTGCCCTGGCCGTCGAGCTTGTTGGGCACGCCGCGGAAGTCGCGGATGGTGGGCAGCGCGACCGCGAGGAGGCGCATGAGGAAGTGCCACATGCTGTCGCCGCGGAGGGTGACGCTGCAGCCGACGACCTGGCCCTGCTTCAGCTTGAAGTTGGCGATGGCCTTGCGTGATTTGTTGAGGATCGGCTTCTGACCGGCGATGAGGCCCATGTCGCGCGCGGTGTCGGCGATCTGGTTCTTATCGGCGTCGGCGCCGATGCCGGTGTTGAGGACGATCTTCTCGAGCTTGGGAACCTGGTGCTTGTTCTTGTAGCTGCGCGACGCCATGAGGGCGGGCACGACTTGCTCGAAGTAGGTTTTCTTGAGAGGCGGGACGTTATCTTTGCTCATTTTCGGGTGCCCGGTTTCCAAGCGGGCGAATTAGGTGAGAGGCGTTAGGCCTTCTTGGCTTCGGTTTTCTTGGCGCGCTTCTTCGAGGCGTCGAAGCGGGACTGGAGCATGAGGTTCGAGACGTGGATCGAACCTTCGCGCTCGGCGATTTTGCCCTGCGGGTTTTCCTGAGACTTCTTCAGGTGCTTCTTGATCATCGCGACGCCTTCGACGACCGCGCGGTTCTTGGCCGCGAGGACTTCGAGGACTTTGCCGGTCTTGCCCTTGTGGGAGCCGGAGATGACGACGACCTGGTCGTTCTTCTTGATATGGAATTTTTGCATGGTCAGAGGACCTCCGGGGCGAGGGAGATGATCTTCATGTAGTTCTTCGCGCGGAGCTCGCGGGCGACGGGGCCGAAGATGCGGGTGCCCTTCGGGTTGCCGTCTTCGCCGATGATGACGATCGCGTTGCTGTCGAAGCGGAGATAGCTGCCGTCGGCGCGACGGAGCGCCGCCTTGGTGCGAACGATGACGGCCTTGTGGACTTCACCCTTCTTAACCGTGGCGTCGGTGCTGCTCTCCTTGATGTTGACGGTGATGATGTCGCCGACGTGCGCGTAGCGGGTGTTTTGACCGATACGGCCGATCATGGACGCGCGGCGCGCGCCGGTGTTGTCGGCGATGTCGAGAATGGAACGCATCTGGATCATGGTGGTGTTCTCCTCGTGCGGTTAGGCTTTCGGGGCCGCGGCGGCGGACTCGTTGGCTTTTTTGGTCTTGGTCGGGACGACGGCAGCGACGTCGGTCTCGGTGACGGCGGCGCCGATCGGCTGGACGACGGCTTCGACGACGCGGACGATGCGCCAGCGCTTGAGGCGGCTCATCGGGCGGGTCTCCATGACCTCGACCTTGTCACCGACCTTGGACTCGTTCTTCTCGTCGTGGACGTGAAGGACGGTCTTGCGGTTGATGACTTTGCCGTAAAGCGGGTGCGGCGTCTTGTAAGGGACGGTGACCTTGACGGATTTGTCGCCCATCTTGGAGGTGACAAAACCGATCTCGGTCTTGCGGGCGGCGTGACGTGCGTGAGTAGACATGGTCTTGTGCGGTTACGCGCGCCTTAGGCAGCGGCGGTCTTCTTGGATTTCTTCTCGGTGAGGATGGTCTCGAGGCGCGCGATGTCCTTGCGGAGGACGCGGATCGTGTGCGGCTTCTCGACCTGGCCGGTGTGCTTGCGCAGGCGGAGCTGGAGGAGCTCGTCGCGGGTGGCGCGGAGCTTGGTGGTGATCTCGGCGGGCGAGAGTTCGCGGATTTCCTTGGAAGTCATGGTGACGTTTTCCTGTGGTTAGACGGCCACGCCTTCGCGCACGATGAAGCGGCAGCGGAAGGGCAGCTTGGCGTCGGCGAGGCGGAAGGCCTCCTTCGCGATGGTGGCGGGAACGCCGGCGAGTTCGAAGAGGACGGCGCCGGGCTTGATGGTGGCGGTGTAGTATTCCACCGGGCCCTTACCTTGACCCATGCGCACTTCGGCGGGCTTCTTGGTGACGGGCTTGTGGGGGAACACGCGGATCCAGAGCTTGCCCTTGCGCTTCAAGTGGCGAGCGATGGTGACGCGAGCGGCCTCGATCTGGCGACCGGTCATGGGACCGCGGGAGAGGGACTGTAGGCCAAATTCACCGAAGGCGAGCGTGTTGCCGCGCTTGGCATTGCCAGCGCGGGAGCCCTTCATCGATTTGCGATATTTGGTGCGGGAAGGTTGGAGAGCGGACATGGCTTTGAGTAGCTTTAAGCGGTAGGCGTTAAGCTTTAAGCTTAGGGCTTATCGCTGTTTCGTTAATTGGATTCGTCCTTTTTGCAGATCCAGCACTTCACGCCGATCTTGCCCCAGACGGTGCGGGCTTCGGCGAATCCGTAGTCGATGTTCTCGCGGAGGGTGTGGAGCGGGATGCGGCCCTGGCGCTGCCATTCGCGGCGCGCGATGTCGGCGCCACCGAGGCGGCCCGAGCACTGGATCTTGATGCCGTCGGCGCCGAGGCTCATGGCCATCTGCACGGACTTCTTGATCGCGCGGCGGAAAGCGACGCGGCGCTCGAGCTGGAGGGCGACGTTCTCGGCGACGAGCTGGGCCTCGATCTCGGGCTTCTTGACTTCCTGGATGTCGAGCAGGACTTCCTTGCCGGTAATCTTACCGAGCTGGACCTTCATGTTTTCGACTTCCTGGCCCTTCTTGCCGATGACGATGCCAGGGCGGGCGGTGAAGATCTTGACGCGGACGCGGTTGCCGGCGCGCTCGATGAAGATGCGGGGCACGGAGGCCTGCTTCAGTTTCTCCATGAGCGTCTCACGGATGACTTGGTCTTCGTGGAGGAGCTTGGCGAAGTCCTTCTTGCGGG is drawn from Opitutia bacterium and contains these coding sequences:
- the rplO gene encoding 50S ribosomal protein L15; this translates as MRLHTLKNVKGATHRRKRVGCGEGGGHGKTSGKGGKGQTARSGGSIRPGFEGGQMPLYRKLPHRGFNNYNFRTSYAVVNVGDLAKLDASVTEVNVEALVKAGLIRADGALLKVLGDGEITRALKVTATKFTGSAKEKIEKAGGQAIVA
- the rpsC gene encoding 30S ribosomal protein S3, whose amino-acid sequence is MGQKTNPTGFRLAVRRNWQSRWFARKKDFAKLLHEDQVIRETLMEKLKQASVPRIFIERAGNRVRVKIFTARPGIVIGKKGQEVENMKVQLGKITGKEVLLDIQEVKKPEIEAQLVAENVALQLERRVAFRRAIKKSVQMAMSLGADGIKIQCSGRLGGADIARREWQRQGRIPLHTLRENIDYGFAEARTVWGKIGVKCWICKKDESN
- the rplE gene encoding 50S ribosomal protein L5, with the protein product MSKDNVPPLKKTYFEQVVPALMASRSYKNKHQVPKLEKIVLNTGIGADADKNQIADTARDMGLIAGQKPILNKSRKAIANFKLKQGQVVGCSVTLRGDSMWHFLMRLLAVALPTIRDFRGVPNKLDGQGNYNIGITDFTIFPEITVESAKRHMGLDITLVTSAHTDEEARELLKLLGMPFRRTEQAAAAKPA
- a CDS encoding 50S ribosomal protein L24, which gives rise to MQKFHIKKNDQVVVISGSHKGKTGKVLEVLAAKNRAVVEGVAMIKKHLKKSQENPQGKIAEREGSIHVSNLMLQSRFDASKKRAKKTEAKKA
- the rpsH gene encoding 30S ribosomal protein S8; this translates as MTDPISDFLTRLRNASKAGQSQCVAPHSKMKESLATILKAEGFVREVTTGTDDRGHKTLVVALKYVDNTPVITGIKRESTPGRRVYFSYTDLPRVLNGLGMAIVSTSKGLMKDQDARRNKLGGELVCTVW
- the rplF gene encoding 50S ribosomal protein L6, whose translation is MSRIGKQPVQILDKVKVDIKGTTVSVDGPKGKVSKTFAPVVKIEKKDNTIVVSPTEETRFSRAMYGTARSVIAGMVKGAAVGYAKELEIQGVGFKAALKGKQLDLSLGYSHQILHDIPEGIKVTVTDGTKLKVEGADKQLVGQVTSEIRAYYPPEPYKGKGVRLVGEFAERVRRKEGKTVA
- a CDS encoding 50S ribosomal protein L18 — its product is MSNTIQKAALLQKRKWRIRKTVTGTAARPRLSVKFSGKHIYAQAIDDAAGKTLVFLSTLDADVKKQNAKGNVSGAKLVGTAFAAKAKAAGINAVVFDRNGRRYHGRVKTFADAAREGGLQF
- the rpmC gene encoding 50S ribosomal protein L29, which translates into the protein MTSKEIRELSPAEITTKLRATRDELLQLRLRKHTGQVEKPHTIRVLRKDIARLETILTEKKSKKTAAA
- the rplN gene encoding 50S ribosomal protein L14, translating into MIQMRSILDIADNTGARRASMIGRIGQNTRYAHVGDIITVNIKESSTDATVKKGEVHKAVIVRTKAALRRADGSYLRFDSNAIVIIGEDGNPKGTRIFGPVARELRAKNYMKIISLAPEVL
- the rpsQ gene encoding 30S ribosomal protein S17, which codes for MSTHARHAARKTEIGFVTSKMGDKSVKVTVPYKTPHPLYGKVINRKTVLHVHDEKNESKVGDKVEVMETRPMSRLKRWRIVRVVEAVVQPIGAAVTETDVAAVVPTKTKKANESAAAAPKA
- the rpsN gene encoding 30S ribosomal protein S14 produces the protein MPKTSSIERNKKRIKLADKFAAKRAELKAILSNPATTDEEFYAAQKKLQKLPRNSAKERIRNRCSMSGRPRGFNRKFGVSRLTFRELALAGKIPGVTKSSW
- the rpsE gene encoding 30S ribosomal protein S5, with the protein product MIEKVVYINRCAKVVKGGRRFSFSALAVVGDGKGNVGIGYGKANEVPDAIKKSTEAAKKRLYPVKLRGDTIPHEVLGQYDGGKVFLRPATPGTGLIAGGGVRAVLEAAGVKNVLTKSMGSKNHIAVVHATFNGLRKLRMAEDFKAARA
- the rplP gene encoding 50S ribosomal protein L16 — encoded protein: MSALQPSRTKYRKSMKGSRAGNAKRGNTLAFGEFGLQSLSRGPMTGRQIEAARVTIARHLKRKGKLWIRVFPHKPVTKKPAEVRMGQGKGPVEYYTATIKPGAVLFELAGVPATIAKEAFRLADAKLPFRCRFIVREGVAV